The following proteins are encoded in a genomic region of Triticum dicoccoides isolate Atlit2015 ecotype Zavitan chromosome 1B, WEW_v2.0, whole genome shotgun sequence:
- the LOC119340102 gene encoding SAGA-associated factor 11-like: protein MSSSNDAPVSPRSQLVLSCFEELLDFAVADVASECHRIARLGLDRSVDAEEEELRLWAARVAGDHPGAEDGATRGAGGGGGNKGAPDVFGQTHPAIAADVVDCMNCGRPVVAGRFAPHLEKCMGKGRKARAKTTRSSTAGRNRNSNGEEHSNHTFQES from the exons ATGTCCTCCTCCAACGACGCCCCCGTCAGCCCTCGCTCCCAG CTCGTGCTGAGCTGCTTCGAGGAGCTCCTCGACTTCGCGGTGGCGGACGTGGCGTCGGAGTGCCACCGCATCGCGCGCCTAGGCCTCGACCGCAGCGTCGACgccgaggaggaggagctccgcctcTGGGCCGCGCGCGTCGCCGGCGACCACCCCGGCGCCGAGGACGGGGCCACCCGCGGGGCCGGGGGAGGAGGGGGGAACAAGGGCGCGCCCGACGTCTTCGGGCAGACGCACCCCGCCATCGCCGCCGACGTCGTCGACTGCATGAACTGCGGCCGCCCCGTCGTCGCGGGCCGCTTCGCCCCGCACCTCGAGAAGTGCATGGGCAAG ggCCGCAAAGCTCGCGCAAAGACCACGAGGAGCAGCACAGCTGGACGGAACAGAAACAGCAACG GGGAGGAGCATAGCAACCATACATTCCAGGAGTCCTGA